Genomic window (Primulina eburnea isolate SZY01 chromosome 8, ASM2296580v1, whole genome shotgun sequence):
GGGTGTGAGCATGACTAATATGTCTAAGTTATGAAAAataagtgtttgaactcatgttagtatgtgcagcagtggccccaagcgagatccaacaaaTCTCTCAATgccatgtaagtatgttcgacgtgcaaaagagaaaatattttatttttgaggtatgctaaatgtcttgtgaccaattatgaacgggtttggaagtcggttaACGTAGTCggtgacctctccaccccggtaaacattgaccagggaccaatccacccgttaaagcatgaccggggatctcatgtatgtggtagttgATTTTCCTTGCcagcccagtactatggtttagTATGATCAGGCGCAATTatatatgggtcacttgctttgaaacgtATATTTACGCAAAATTatcaagtttatgcatgttcaagtatgtatgatgcaagtatgtttatgaaaagttttatgatgattTCACGTCTCTGTTTATGTTATTacattcaagtttcaagtatatacGCTCTACTTTAAAGAgtcatgtggttttattatgtattaattGTTATATcgagtttatacatgttgagtttttagactcacaagacttgatcgatgcaggtgaggatgactttgaggagacgagtggggaccaatgagccggcttggACTGCACAGGAgcctaaacccgaggaccgcccatgctTTAAGATTCTATGCATGACATttttaatactctgattttctTGAGATGTGTTTACGTTGATTAAACAAGTAGTTTTAGCAAACATTATTCGCGATCTTTTATTGCAAATATTTTTGATGAACATGTTATTTTAATCGAAACTTGAAGGTTTAtttcttatttaagaaaatttttatttttccgcaaattttaactATGTTTAAAACtacggtacgttacatttggtatcagagcggtgtccttgtaaagggttatgcctactgctagTTGAAAGTAGCTCACAAAGTCACATCTCaaatctgtaagttttaaagtttttaattctttcaagTATTAAGCATTAAGTcataatttcagcatgtgcatatttaAATTCAAATTGCGTGATCTtatgatattgatattatgtttatgcatgttgggtttacgtgttgggtaaattttggaatagtatgcctcctagacataGGATTGTGCATGGAGCAGGCGATGAGGACAGAGAACCTTAGGATGGGGAGAGGGCCACTCCTCCTCGTCCCCCGCCAGATATGCAGGTTCAGATGCTTGCAGGAATGACTCAATTCTTTGCACAGTTTGAGGGGAACCAGATTGCAGTAGACACAGGGGCGAGGCCCAAACCAATGGCAGTCTATGAAaggtttaagaggatggatcctaAAGAGTTCTCGGAgactactgacccgatgttAGCTGAAGGGTGGATTAAGTCCATTGAAGTCATTTTTGCATTTATGGAGCTGCAGGACGCAGACAGGGTCAAATGTGCCACCTTTCTATTCACAGGTGACGCGAGATTGTGGTGGGAGAGCGGTTTTGTAACGGTGAATTTGCAGACCCTTTATTGGGACGGTTTTAAGGAGATCTTCTACTCCAAGtccttcactgaggaagtacgatccagactgaccagggagttcatgacgttGTGTCAGGGAGATAGCAGCGTTGCAGAATTCGTCAGAAAGTTTGAgaaggggtgtcactttgtgcccctaattGCTAATGATGCCCGggagaagctgaggcattttatggatggtttgcggccgatcttgcgtcgTGATGTGagagttgctggtcctactacCTATGCAATTGCAGTGTCGAGAGCCTTGGCAGCAGAACAGTACCAGAGAGACATTGAGATCGATAGGTAGGGCAAAAGGCCCTATCAGGTACCTCCGCAGCAGTAGCAGCGACCCCAGCTTAAGAGGCCCTTCCAGGGTTAGCAAGAGGCCATTCTAGTGACCGCCGAAGGGCGAGGGTCCTATCCCTCAGCAGAAGGCTCCACAGAAGCCCGATGAGTTCCCAGTGTGCCCAAAGTGCCACCGCCAGCATCCGGGACAATGCTTATGGGGATCGGACAAGTGCTTCAAATGCGGAGCCAACGATCATATGTTGAAGGAGTGTTCACATTGGAGGCAGCCGACCCAGGgtagagtgttcgccatgcaggcagaggaggcgaacccagacatgACCTTGTTGACTGGTAACTAATTTAATTCAGCACCGTATTATTTTTGCTACGCGTGCTTCATATTTTAATTGGGATTAATAATGTCCTAGTTAATATTTTGGTGACTTGGGATCGAAGTTTTCTACTTTGCATGAGGTTAAGATTAGTATTTTGGGAATATAAGTTTTGTGTGTTGTGCTAACAtctctcaggaaacattttcataaagagagtaGCCAcaaaggccttgatagatttcAGAGCCACTCACTCTTTTATTTCGGAAACTTTCGCTAAACATCTGGACGTCAAGTTTATTGGACTTGACGTGAgctattcagtgacagtcctATCAAGGGAATAATTATCAGCTAATATCGGggtcagagacattgatcttGAATTGCAAGACCACCTAGTGTTTCCGATACTagaatttgatattatcttgagaatggactggctgatgaagaacagagttcttattGGTTTCCAGAAAAGATCAGTGTTGGTAAGGccgttgggcatggagcagtttctctttCAGCCggatagatggaggagtttccctcgcatgatctttTGCATGCAGGCACGAAGAATTATTCATAAGGTTTGTCAGGCTTTCT
Coding sequences:
- the LOC140839152 gene encoding uncharacterized protein; translated protein: MQVQMLAGMTQFFAQFEGNQIAVDTGARPKPMAVYERFKRMDPKEFSETTDPMLAEGWIKSIEVIFAFMELQDADRVKCATFLFTGDARLWWESGFVTVNLQTLYWDGFKEIFYSKSFTEEVRSRLTREFMTLCQGDSSVAEFVRKFEKGCHFVPLIANDAREKLRHFMDGLRPILRRDVRVAGPTTYAIAVSRALAAEQYQRDIEIDR